The window ATTCGCGGTGTCCCTGCCCCTACTCCACCTGATTTGCCGCCCCCTCCgcctcctccaccttcGGCTACTCACGTGGAAGGCAGGATATTGTCTGACGGTACAGTTATGGTTGGTGGGAACATTGTGGACGGTATCAAGGGTGCTCCGTCGCCTTCCACACCAGCTACACCCACTGCCGCgctggaagaagagattgcCAAAGAGGAAGTCAAAAACATGGAGCAGGATAAAAAATTGGCGGAACTACAGGAAAAAGGTAAGTCTGCTCTCCATTTCTGTTATGCCAGAGTCATCCGACTAATGCAAATCTTATAATGCATTAGTTGAGGAATTAATCGCACGTACTGCCCCGAAAGAGACTGTGATCtacgaagaagaagaaattCTCTCTATCAAGGCTGCCACGAGTTCCCCCCGGGTCAACCCATCATCTATGGAAACTCCTGCATACAATATCATGCCTACTCCCTTTATTACCTCTGCTGCCATTTCTACTGCGCTAAGACCTTCCGAGTCTATATCATCTGATGCCGTGCCGGCCACTCCAGTTGTACCTGCTGTCACTCGAACTCAAAACCTTACTGGTAATGGCTCCCATGGGAGAACTGTAATACGAGAACGTGAAATCGTCCGCGAGGGCCCAACTGGCAGACAAAAAGAAATCATAGTCGAGGAACAGAGCCGAGACTCTGGTGAGATGCCTGCTGGAAAAGTCGCTGGAAGCCCTAAGGATGCTGCTGTTGCAGACACTGCTGCGCATTCGGCTCCGCATATGACTTTAGCGGCGACAACTGCAGATGATAGTATGATCACTTCTATGCCTGCCGGAACGGCCGTCAGTTCACTCCATGATTTAACCCAGCCTTCCACATCAGCAAAGGGTGGAGTAGGAGGGCCCGCACCGATTCTCTCGGCCGGAATGGCTGGTCCTCGATATGCTGGTGAGTCATCGTAATTGAATCGCGCTCATAGCTTCAAATTGATATCTCTTCATTCAGCCTCTCATATTTCCACACGTATTAACCCCAGAACAGGCAAACCCCTCACCATACCTCACGCCCTTTCTGCGCATTCCATGTCGCCCATCGAGACTGAACATAATTTTAGGGACCAGCCTTCGCATCTTGTCCGAGAAGAACATGAAGAAGTAAGTTACACTTACTTTGCAGCGACTGTGCACTGATGATGCAGATCATCTCACATCCGAACGTTAATGGCCCTCCTGTTGTCACTCATAACACCACCCGATCCTATACCCAGCTTCCTGCTGGTTCCATGTCGTCAGGTGATGGCTTTGTTGGTGAACCACAAAGTGTAGAAGACGGTGCAACGTACGCCCCTGGCCATGCTCACTCGCTTGGTAGAGCTTCCTCTGCTATCTTTGCCGATACAGCACGTCAGGGAACTGGGGCAAACACTCTTTCTGCATTTTCCGAGAACCCCCTTTCCATGGCTGTTCATACGGAGGGACATTACTCGAATCACGAAAACACCATAGCGCAACGGCCAGCAATTCCTCACCAAATTAATATGCATGAAATTGATACTGTCGCTCCCGGCCCAATCCCTATCGATGTCAGGGGTAAGTCAGGCTCGCATACTTCACAAACCTCGCCCCCTATGGGCAACTCACCTCCTTCCGTTGGGGCCCCATCTGACGTCTCTGCAGGATTCCGTGCGAGCTCTGCTACCGGTCATGTTCCTTCTGAAGTCGGTATGCGTACGGCTCCATCGTCTGCAGCCGGCAACCTTCCAGTAGTCCATACCTCAAACAACGTCCCAAGCGAAAAGAAGCATACCAATGCTTGGGACACCAATCATCCTAGACCTGGAAATCCAACGAAGTTGTCGAATCTGCCCGAAATCAATACCAATGCGAAGGACCACTCACCTTCTAATGGCGCACATGACTCGCATATCGACCTGGCGAGGGCTGCTTTGATGGAATCAGATCCTTCCGCTCCTGCGGCTAATGTTGACGGCTCTAAGAAGAGTGGTGTCCATTGGGACCCGAGGATACCCACAAAAGAAGTGCCAGTACATCCACGTCGAGGTCTTGAGTGAGTTCGGCATCCTCTATTTTTGCATTATGTGCTAAACTTCAGTGCAGGACGTCTTCCGGAGATTATCCACCTGCGACAAATCTTGCGAATGTGCCTTCAGGATCTAACGCAAACTCTTCGGATGATAATACCGCCACTGCTGACAAGGCTCATGTTTCCCTTGGTAATGCAGGCGCTTCAAGTACTCATGCTGCCCAACCTGGCACTGATCAGATGATGGGGCCAATGGCACATTCGTCTGGTAACTTCCGCAAACCCAAATCGAGGGAAAGCGTCAGACCTTCGCGTGACCCTAAATCTGCCGATCACATTCCGACAATGGCAGATCTGGCAGAAGAGGGCAGAGATCTTGCCACGCATCCCGCAGGTCAGACAGTTCATGTACCCCCTCATCCCACTTCTGATCCGCCCAACAAGCTCAGAAATACAGTGCCATCTTCCACGGAAGGTAGCTTGGCACATCCTCAAGTCATTGCCCACAATGTCCCAGGCGAAACTGCCTTAACATCCCAAGTAGCATCTCGAGCTCCTTCTGTACATCCTTCAGTGCCTCAACATGATTCTTCACGAGCTTCTGCTCATGAACCTGCGGTGCTTGAAGAGGTGTTGCTTCCTGATGGAAGAACCGCTTACATCAAGAGCAGTACTTCTACAACGGCCGACCCTAATCCTGATACTCTGCTCTTTGGACACGTAGCCGCGAGGAGGGTTGTCTCCCCTTCCGACTATGTGGGCTCTCCAAGCATGCCACCTCCGCCACCTGGTGCTCGCCCTCCCAGCACCCTCAAAAAACCTTCCTCTGCTATCTCAGCTGATGGAACTGAACTTGCCAGCGCTTCAGTCACTCCGAAGTCGCTTAATGATGGAGCTACAAACCGTGCCCCAGCTGAGTCCGAACTAGGCAAGGGTCATTGCAGCGTTTGCTGTCCACATGGAGCTCGTTTGCCAACAGGTGTTCCAATAGAAGCTTGTGCTCATCAGAATGGCGCCTTGGGGGAAGCTGTTCCTGGCACATCTAGTAAACTTGCAACACCCTCTGGACAACGCTCTCAAAGGTCCATTGGTAGGCTAGGTAGGCCACCATCTATCCATAGGATCACGACGCCGGAAGGCTCAGCTAcaggagaagaagaagatataCCTTTCGAGCAAGAGGGGATCCTGGCCGATGGCTCCACAAGTTCTGATCCTACAATAACCCCTAATAAATTGGCAACGAAACGAAAAACGCCCAGTTTGACCCCTGAGGAGGAAGCCATGGAAGACGTGAGGAAACTTGCAGGTTCGTCATCCTTCAGTGCGAGAATTTTGCCACTTACTGACTCTCTGTAGTAAAACAAAAGGCCGCGGCTGAACAAGCCGGCTCCGAAAAGGCTGAGCGGGAGGCAGAGGCCGCCGAAAAAGAGGCCAAAAGACAATTGGCGGACGAAAGGCATCGTCAGAATATGGAGGCTTTGGCCAACTTGCAAAAAATTCTGGTAAGAGTTATTTCTTAAAAACGTCATCTTCTCTAAATTCGAAATAGGACGCCCTCTCAGCGGAACACCGAGAGGAGAAGGCAACGGAAGGAGAGAAGTCTAAAGAACAGGAGAAACGAAGAGGGGATAAAACAGTAAGAGACAAAAAGATAATTGAAGCTTTGGATAAGCTGGTGGCCGAGAGGGACGAagccaagaagaaggcagcAGCGGATGACAAGAAGCCTGGTGAGTAACAGGAACGCTACAAAGTATATGCTTCTGACCTTTGAACAGGGACCCAAGCTATTTTGGATGCTCTCAAGACTTCTGGTGACGGGCAAGCAGCTTTCCTAAGGAAGCTTGCCACCGAGGTCATGGAGCAAAACTCCTATCAACATCGACTCACTCAGCAAGCTGCGCAAGCATCTGCTCGAGAGCAAGTCGGTTTCAACTTAGCGGGATATCTTGACGACTTCTCCAAAGCTCTTTCCGTCAGTATTTTTGGAGCTTCGAAGTATCGACTGTCGCACTAACATAACCTTTAGGGCGAGGTCCGAGTCTTGCTTAAGGAAGTGGGAGATTTGCGAGAATCTAGGCGAGCTTTGTATATGTGGGTCTTCACGCTTTTTTTGATCTGCCTGCTTTTTAACGTACGAATTTCAAGGGAGCTTGCCGAACTCCTTCTTATGAAGGGACGTCAATCTGCAAGGTAAATGTTTATGCTTGGTAACGGTATGTGAAGACTAACTGACTTTGCAGAGACCTGATGGCCATTTTGCCTTACCCGGTGAATCCGCCTAAAAACCAGGTGAAGGTGGCTGAAAAAAAGGTAAGAAGGGTTCCAAAGCTGCTTCTTATTCTACGCTAATGGAGCTTGTGCTACAGGAGGAAAAGAATCCCCCTACGCAACCTATACCTCCCGCTGGAATTCCCGCTTGGCCTGGTTGGGCCGCTCCCTTGCCTGTTGCCGGCGGTACCAgacctcttcctcaaccTGGAGTCATTAACATGGGTAGCGGTGCGGTCCCAGCACCACCTCCCCCTACTGGAGTAAGTGTAAGAGCATTAACGAAAGACTTTTTTTTGCTGACAAGCTTTTAGGGCCGACCGCTACCCCAAGTGTAAAGATTTCGCACAGCTGGTTCCTGTATAATAGAATTGTGTATCTTATTATCATCTACTTTTGCATGCGCCTTCGTTTGCCACGCACACTCTTATTATTATACATCTATCTTTCAGCTAATTTAGATTTGAATTTATCCTTTTTCACGAGTTACGAAATGCATATAGTCGGAtactattattatttaATACGTAAAACAAAATTATACGCGGACAGTGATAAGTAGTCACGTGACTTCTTATTACTTCCGAATTACTTCTTACCGCTGGGTTAGGAGGCAAATTTCTAGAATCTGCCGAAAGAATCAACAATTTCAACCCTCTTCTGCAAAATTAATCTTCAAGGGCCATGTTGGGGCCCAGAATAGCCAGAAAGGTCGCCAGGATCAGGCATGCCAGACTCGCTTGTCGAAATCTACACACGTAAGCTGGCTTAACGGTCATTACTCCCGCCAGCTGATGTTTGAACAGACTAGATACATATCCTCCTCCCTCCCATTCCTTGTCGGATAAGAGTACCACGCAACCCCCGCCTGAGAGACATTTTCCTCTTTATAAACCCCAACAATACGCCCGAGAAATACCTTTAACTGCAGATACTCTTGCAGCTCTTCCCTCTGAACAGGCTCTCTCCCGACAGCTCAAGCAGCGTGTCACCGAAAAAGCAACTGAGAGTCTCTCGGAATTCACCGAGGATGAGTTGAGGGATTTTTACGCAGCTTTGGTTAAATCCGGATCCAAGGATACTGGTGGAACATATCCAGCTCTGGGAGCACCTTTGGAGACGAAGAAAATTCCTATGGcagaaaaagaaaggaaagagatCTTAACGGGCATGGCCAGGAGGCTGGTTAGGGAAGGAGGGCTTGCCCTACCAGAAGGTTCTACGCAATATAGTAAATCTTTGGAGCTAGTCGCAAATGAGAGCCTGTCTTCCGACGCTCCGTACGCCATTCTTGGTATTTTGTCTCAAGCAGCCATATTGAGTGGTCCGAGTGAAACAAGCAAAGGGAAGGCAGTGGAAGGTCAATTGCCCCTTAGAAGTCTTGAGGTGCCTTTGGGAATGGTCACATCCAAAGAATGGGATGCACTTTTCCAGGAATTTGTAAGCCTTTTGGAACTAAATATGTTACATCTGCTCATTATTTGTAGATACGGAAAGGAGATGCTGCATCTGCCGAATCTCTGTTGGACATCATGGATGTAAGTGGTCTGAAGATATGTTAGTGTACGCCATACTGACTGATATTTGACAGGCCCATGGTGTCCCAGTCGATCTCGAACGTATTAACAGCGTCATACATGCCTATGCTCTCAAAGGTCGGTCTGAAGATGTGGCTCGTTTAACTTTGGATGTGACAGCAAGTGAGTTATATCCTCCTGCCTCCATCTTTTTCATATTCTTATGGTGCGGCATAGTGGGCGAAACTGTCTCGTCCGATCAACAAGATAATTATATTCTGTCTATCCTCCGGCAAACACCATCTAACCCCGGTCCTGCGATTGCCCGCCTTCGTCAAGCTGAAATAGCTGGCACTCCTTTCCCCCAATCGTCCTATCAAGCCGTCATCTCGCATCTCActtcaccatcttccaTTGTCCAGCCAAACTCTCACACCCGGGCAGTTGCATGGGACTTGTTTGCCCATATGCGTCTAGCCGCACACCCTACTCCTACGCGGGAGTTGTATACGACAATGATCAAGTCATGCGGTGAAGCCAATCAGCCTGAACCCGAAAGGGCGAGGGATTTGTGGATTGAAATGACAGAGCAAGAGAAGATCGAGCCTAGCACGGAAGCTTATAACGCCATCATTAAATCGTTGGGAAGCACGAAGAAGGATTACCTCGAAGCATTTGACTTGCTTCGGCAGATGCTGGTCAAGCACAATGACGCGGTATTCGTACCctttgaagaagacgacgaTATCCCGAGGTTTAGCGAATATGTCCCAACGCTAGAAACGTTTGCATCGGTACTAGAAGGAACGAAGCGGGCAGGAGACGTCAATCGAGCCAGATGGGTTTTATCAGAGGTCATTAAACTGTCAAGAGCTGGCCAGGCCCTCAACGTGCCAAACTGGAAGGAGGGACCTAGTGGAGATTTGATGGCGTCAGTGTTCATGACTTATGCAGCTTGGAATCCCGTGCTGCGCAAGAAAGAGGTCAAGATGAGGAAAGCATCTTCGGAAGGAGCGTCCGAAAAGGTTATCGtcgagaaggaggagcaTAGGCTTCCGAAGGGTGAAGAATTCCTCAATGTGGATGTTCTACAAGACGTGGTTGAATCGTCTGCCGACTCTTCGTCAATCGACTATACGTTTGAAGAACCGCCTGTCAATGACTATCTTGCCCCACTGTCAAGCGCTGACGCGATTCGCGAGTGTACGAGTCTTTTCCACCGCATCCTCTCCGATATCcagtcttcttcctccacctccGATTTCCTACCCTTTCGCCACGTATATATAACGCCAAAACTCATCAACTCGTATATCTCTGTCTACAACGCTCATGGCCCGTCGCTGTCTTCTGTGAAGCAAGTGTATGATACCGTCTGGGAAGAAGCGTCGCGCGCCAGTGGTCTCTCTGTCAAACCCAACGGCTGGACGTTTATCCCTCTGCTCGAAAAATGTGCTTCAGGATCACGAGGGGGTATCTACCCCGCCGACCGGTCCCTCGCTCTCTCTTGGGGACGTACCTTGTGGTCGTCATACCTTTTATTCTCTAAATCTGCTTCTTCGTCTAAACTCGCTTCGATCCCGTCCTCTGAGCATCTCACTATTCAGCGTCGCAAGTACCTCCTCGGTTTAGGTGACAGGCAGACGGAGAGGATGTGGAAGGCGGTCATCAAACTCGAGGCGTTACACGGCGATATTGATCAAGCATTAAAGTTGCTCGAGGAATTTCACACGACGTACAAGCCCGATGCGATCACCCAATCATACGCGCCGTTGCCGGAAATGGGCTTGCGGTTGAAGATGTTTACACCGGCCATGACGCCCGAGGCGGATGTGCCTCCTCTCTTGTTGTTTGATGATATCAAGCCTCTGCACCAGAGATTAGTGAGGGAAGCAAGGGCCAAGGATATCAAAAAGGTCAAGTGGATAGTAGCGGGTTACGAACAGTCTTTGAAGACGAGGAGAGggtggaggatgaagggTGTGGGACAAATGAGGGAAAAGTCCAAAGTAAAAGATTTGGAGCGGCTTCTCGCTCAGCAGAGCGAAATGGAGAGGCTCGAGTAAGCGAAAGCACAGGGTGAATGGAATTTACCTTGGCTGTATATACCCTGCACAAGATACACTTGTATATTAAGCAAAAATGCAAACAAACTGCTCACGTCATTACACAAACGTGGTACATATAGTACATTGCCTCTATACCTCTATGGTATCAAGAGTAaaagtaaaaaaaaaaaaatgaatGAATGATGAGGCGAAGATGTATataataaaaaaaaaaagtccGTTCCTTGAACAACCAGCCGATGAATGACAGTTGGGTGATTGACTTGATCGACCAGCGATCATTCTGTCGTTCAACTCATgcctttttcttctttgtcTGCTCATCCCTGTCACTGGCATAAcctctttcatcttcttcttccataTCATCTTCACTTTTGCGCGAGACGCAACGTGAGCCGTTGACCCAAACGGATTCGTGAAGCCTGTCACCTTTGCCCTCGCGTTTTGCACGACACCACATGCCGACGCTGGGGTCGGTGATAAACTTCCAAGTGACATACGGCCACGAAGGGTGTGAAGGAAGGGGGTCGTAGAATTCATGAGCAATGCGATGGAGTTCGGGTAGGCGGGTCCATGGGACGGAAGGGAAGTCGTGGTGTTCGTTATGATATCCCACCTATATAAGTAGTGCATAAGCGTAAGCAAAGTGACTGTGCTGAGAATATTCGACGTACGTTGTAACACAAGATATTGAGCCAACCATAGTAGCTAGTAGTCTCCTGCGACAATCCCTTGATCAAGTCATTACCTTGCAAGTTTTCTCCGACGGGCAAATGACCCTCCATCAGGTAGTGCTCGGCGATGAAATGGGCGGCGCATGGATGAAGTGAGCCGGCgaaaaaggaggaaagCACGAGGTAGAGCCAAGGGCGGATTCCGAAGAAATGGTACcagaggagatggaagcCGATGACACTGACGAGGTTGTAAAAGTGCCATCTGGTAAAGGTCTGGGCACGGATAAAACCGGGGCGGATGGCGTAGAACAAGAGCTGGAAAGTGGCGAAAAAGGTTTTGCCTGCGACATTGTTGAGCACCAAAGCCTCAAGCCGGCTTGGAAGATCGGTATCAATACCGTCTTCGCCCAAAAATTTGTGATGCTCGATGTGGTAGCCTTTGAATGCCATGGCGTAAGGGATACCGATAGAGATGTTGGCAATGATGGCAAGACACTTGTTGGCCCTGATAGATTTCAATGCGAGGTTGTGGGTGATTTCGTGAATGGCGAGAAAGATGTTTTGGTTTGCTGTGCCTCCGATAACGTAGGCGGTAAGGAGCACGGGAAGGGAGAGGGTATGGTGAGACTTGAGATAAAGAGAGAGTGACAGCTGGAGGCCGAGGACGGCAAAGACAAGAGGCAGGGTGACGGGAGTAGGACCCATGAGCTTTCGGACCTGTTTGAAGGACAAGGATTAGCGATGGCCGTCTGTAACTGGCTGCGAGAATGGCATACTTCTGGGTGCGCTTTCAGTATCGCGATACGCCTGGACCTGTGGGGTTCTTCTGTGGTCATCCAGAGAAAGTCTGGGTACGGGTCGACGAAAGACTCGTCTGTGGCAGGTGTCTGCGAGCTGGAGCTGGTGTCTTCGGACACGTCGAGTTCCCTGTCT is drawn from Cryptococcus gattii WM276 chromosome A, complete sequence and contains these coding sequences:
- a CDS encoding Fatty acid desaturase, putative (Similar to TIGR gene model, INSD accession AAW41154.1), yielding MDPVVFPEVPPHATPLSRHAPPSLTSSSPSPVLSSADPSDRELDVSEDTSSSSQTPATDESFVDPYPDFLWMTTEEPHRSRRIAILKAHPEVRKLMGPTPVTLPLVFAVLGLQLSLSLYLKSHHTLSLPVLLTAYVIGGTANQNIFLAIHEITHNLALKSIRANKCLAIIANISIGIPYAMAFKGYHIEHHKFLGEDGIDTDLPSRLEALVLNNVAGKTFFATFQLLFYAIRPGFIRAQTFTRWHFYNLVSVIGFHLLWYHFFGIRPWLYLVLSSFFAGSLHPCAAHFIAEHYLMEGHLPVGENLQGNDLIKGLSQETTSYYGWLNILCYNVGYHNEHHDFPSVPWTRLPELHRIAHEFYDPLPSHPSWPYVTWKFITDPSVGMWCRAKREGKGDRLHESVWVNGSRCVSRKSEDDMEEEDERGYASDRDEQTKKKKA
- a CDS encoding Hypothetical protein (Similar to TIGR gene model, INSD accession AAW41153.1; CNA06230), whose product is MLGPRIARKVARIRHARLACRNLHTLDTYPPPSHSLSDKSTTQPPPERHFPLYKPQQYAREIPLTADTLAALPSEQALSRQLKQRVTEKATESLSEFTEDELRDFYAALVKSGSKDTGGTYPALGAPLETKKIPMAEKERKEILTGMARRLVREGGLALPEGSTQYSKSLELVANESLSSDAPYAILGILSQAAILSGPSETSKGKAVEGQLPLRSLEVPLGMVTSKEWDALFQEFIRKGDAASAESLLDIMDAHGVPVDLERINSVIHAYALKGRSEDVARLTLDVTAMGETVSSDQQDNYILSILRQTPSNPGPAIARLRQAEIAGTPFPQSSYQAVISHLTSPSSIVQPNSHTRAVAWDLFAHMRLAAHPTPTRELYTTMIKSCGEANQPEPERARDLWIEMTEQEKIEPSTEAYNAIIKSLGSTKKDYLEAFDLLRQMLVKHNDAVFVPFEEDDDIPRFSEYVPTLETFASVLEGTKRAGDVNRARWVLSEVIKLSRAGQALNVPNWKEGPSGDLMASVFMTYAAWNPVLRKKEVKMRKASSEGASEKVIVEKEEHRLPKGEEFLNVDVLQDVVESSADSSSIDYTFEEPPVNDYLAPLSSADAIRECTSLFHRILSDIQSSSSTSDFLPFRHVYITPKLINSYISVYNAHGPSLSSVKQVYDTVWEEASRASGLSVKPNGWTFIPLLEKCASGSRGGIYPADRSLALSWGRTLWSSYLLFSKSASSSKLASIPSSEHLTIQRRKYLLGLGDRQTERMWKAVIKLEALHGDIDQALKLLEEFHTTYKPDAITQSYAPLPEMGLRLKMFTPAMTPEADVPPLLLFDDIKPLHQRLVREARAKDIKKVKWIVAGYEQSLKTRRGWRMKGVGQMREKSKVKDLERLLAQQSEMERLE